One region of Plasmodium vivax chromosome 7, whole genome shotgun sequence genomic DNA includes:
- a CDS encoding hypothetical protein, conserved (encoded by transcript PVX_098620A): protein MFFNNNNGSNNNNEDKNNLFGKSNALNNNGQNASAPNMWSMPNNNLGNSNFFGNNLAGQNALNQSSTNSSMNSMGNVGNVGNVNSMGSGGLFNSSMNGQTNLLKNNSFFGGNAMSNQDGANKSSNLFGNTLNAQDNLNKGNSMFSNNPNDLNKNNSLFGSTTSSPSANTSANAFNQNLFSAAKKDVYPGFTRSLVGNTPSSGSSMFKQSTLGSSIALGSQLNDDRSTEGGGLFSKEQLEAAKQIFANSSNANSLGGFSNNKPNNNNNKLTFSGGFSSSSSAFAKNNINPFQSMALQATSQGDKSPTSPMMNNNNTTKSFFASANMNNNNEGKINPFGMSSMGTLGSANKMNTFDEFNKGMKPFNQNEGGLFGTKNNANSSTSPPLLNNFNISFSSFSKTNTSDIFKSNNNTGTTPFFSSFNKTTNNENPFSSNSFKSSGEVKSSENSFLFNNSSSSSNLPQTNTFSNSFSLFANNQSAKGTTTGNENKDSSPNNLLTSKPVDGSTNVNKTPEEQNKGEKPNDQPGTTTQKEVPQTGQPCQSNQSGADKPVETENEKVQKETPKEKTQSEENKLDEAKIATESLEQSKSVAVEKDNAKDEKKNTQNEQMDSSNKDEKTEKTEKTKDSTPGLLKSNSLFGSSIFKSDTKESAPGATSLEKSDQNKTATSNFVFSSAAKSETNEKGASEQKGQIAKPDENPEKGENGETSEKAKKDEKEEAKNEQQHTVSSSKEAPPSDQKASEINFNLKDKPVQSDQKSEQKEDNKKPADEEQKGKEPASAPKPSIFNFNISSIHGSSESKEQKDKTDEEGKSEVKKAPDSDAAAMGATEKTSESKADDKKKFWSFSFTKKKETKDQTEPNDLGEKSKSGDFTKLGEFPKPGEFPKSGGFKFGEFSKPSDPAKPKDMFDGANRLSSFGLGQNSLFGDVNKKNELKNEDPQKGSSGVGFPNSSSLFGKAFQPESGKGGFFSGGAEKNNNFGSGINSSSSANPFFSTKVNSSMFAPSFGNAKIETQNKPQMFGQKEDEDVDKVGNMINFMSLENRKKNVYLSNHLEHEEKNTEKKEVKQPENINQVSENKTVDNQQQYAFNFQLKETKGTLRNNENTKEMNFEDFPFLSEQNARMQMLKLQMEQQKQLEKDRKNVEKNIRQSESCFKKDLDKEMIIDVISNLSSFVKNKINFMNYCSNEILDIYNKVAHYDKMYSLILEDQIKIEKKQESLEKRLRLIESEQCDMLSLLNELDNENSLGFLKILNEKNVNKDEIINSKNLHLDIENFEKLVEKMSGLEELMNSLHTMGKDDFVNDIINKCYANDLNCEAIEKQLNGASSELRNMK, encoded by the coding sequence ATGTTCTTTAACAACAACAATGGTAGTAACAACAATAATGAGGATAAGAACAACCTATTCGGAAAGAGCAACGCGCTGAATAACAATGGGCAGAATGCAAGCGCGCCGAACATGTGGAGCATGCCCAACAACAATTTGGGCAACTCCAACTTTTTTGGCAACAACTTAGCAGGTCAAAATGCCTTAAACCAAAGCAGCACCAATAGCAGTATGAATAGCATGGGAAATGTAGGCAACGTGGGCAACGTGAACAGCATGGGTAGCGGCGGACTCTTCAACAGCAGCATGAATGGCCAGACAAATctactaaaaaataacagcTTCTTCGGCGGTAACGCCATGAGCAATCAGGACGGCGCGAACAAAAGCAGTAACCTTTTTGGGAATACCCTCAACGCACAGGATAACTTGAACAAGGGGAATTCCATGTTTTCAAACAATCCCAAcgatttaaataaaaataatagccTGTTCGGAAGCACCACTTCCAGCCCTAGTGCGAACACATCCGCGAATGCTTTTAATCAAAATTTGTTTAGTGCGGCGAAGAAAGATGTGTATCCCGGTTTCACGAGGAGCCTGGTAGGAAATACCCCCAGTAGTGGCTCCAGTATGTTCAAACAAAGTACCCTAGGAAGCTCCATTGCGTTAGGAAGTCAACTGAATGATGACCGCAGCACAGAAGGTGGAGGTCTATTCTCAAAGGAACAATTAGAAGCAGCCAAACAAATCTTCGCCAATTCGTCGAATGCAAATTCGTTAGGCGGTTTCAGTAACAACAAACCAAATAACAACAATAACAAATTAACATTTAGTGGAGGATTTTCATCCAGTTCAAGtgcttttgcaaaaaataatataaaccCATTTCAGAGTATGGCCCTACAAGCCACTTCACAGGGTGATAAATCCCCCACCTCACCTATGATGAATAATAACAACACAACCAAGTCCTTCTTTGCTAGTGCTAACATGAATAATAACAATGAAGGGAAGATAAACCCTTTCGGCATGTCCTCCATGGGCACCCTTGGGTcagcaaataaaatgaacacattCGACGAGTTTAACAAAGGCATGAAACCATTTAATCAAAATGAAGGTGGTTTATTTGGTACGAAAAATAACGCTAACAGCAGCACGTCTCCTCCACTCcttaacaattttaatatcTCCTTCAGTTCATTTTCTAAGACAAACACAAGTGACATTTTCAAATCGAATAACAACACGGGTActactccctttttttcgtccttcaACAAAACGACCAACAATGAAAATCCCTTTTCATCCAATTCGTTTAAATCGTCTGGGGAAGTCAAGTCAAGTGAAAATTCTTTCCTCTTTAACAACTCCAGCAGTAGCAGTAATCTGCCCCAAACGAATACCTTCTCAAATAGCTTTTCCCTCTTTGCGAATAATCAGAGTGCCAAAGGCACCACAACGGggaatgaaaataaagacaGTTCCCCTAATAACCTTTTAACGAGTAAACCCGTTGACGGGTCAACCAATGTGAATAAAACCCCCGAGGAACAGAACAAAGGAGAGAAACCAAATGACCAGCCTGGAACTACTACCCAGAAGGAAGTTCCCCAAACGGGCCAACCATGTCAGTCGAACCAGAGCGGTGCTGATAAACCAGTCGAGaccgaaaatgaaaaagtgcAAAAGGAAACGCCCAAAGAGAAAACACAATCAGAAGAGAACAAACTGGATGAAGCAAAAATAGCGACAGAATCGTTGGAACAGAGTAAATCCGTCGCCGTGGAAAAAGACAATGCAAaagatgaaaagaaaaatacgcAGAACGAGCAAATGGATTCCTCAAATAAGGATGAAAAAACGGAGAAGACGGAGAAGACGAAGGATAGCACCCCCGGTCTCCTCAAAAGTAACTCTCTCTTCGGTTCTTCCATCTTCAAAAGTGACACAAAGGAAAGTGCACCAGGGGCCACCAGTTTGGAAAAGAGCGATCAGAATAAAACCGCCACGTCCAACTTCGTGTTCAGTTCTGCCGCGAAAAGCGAGACCAACGAAAAGGGGGCCTCCGAACAAAAGGGCCAAATAGCCAAACCGGACGAAAATCCTGAAAAGGGTGAAAATGGTGAAACGAGCGAAAAGGCCAAAAAggacgaaaaggaagaagccaaaaatgaacaacaaCACACAGTGTCCAGTTCTAAGGAAGCCCCACCAAGTGACCAAAAAGCGAgtgaaataaatttcaacCTAAAGGATAAACCTGTCCAGAGTGACCAAAAAAGTGAGCAGAAAGAGGACAACAAAAAGCCGGCCGATGAAGAacagaaggggaaggaaccCGCCAGTGCCCCTAAACCGtccattttcaattttaacatttcgtCCATCCACGGATCGAGCGAATCGAAGGAACAGAAGGACAAAACGGATGAAGAAGGCAAATCCGAGGTTAAGAAAGCTCCAGATAGCGATGCCGCCGCCATGGGCGCAACTGAGAAAACGAGCGAATCGAAAGCGGATGACAAGAAAAAATTCTGgtccttttccttcaccaagaagaaggaaacGAAGGATCAGACGGAGCCGAATGACCTCGGGGAAAAGAGCAAATCGGGCGACTTCACAAAATTGGGTGAATTCCCCAAGCCGGGAGAGTTCCCCAAATCGGGTGGGTTCAAATTTGGCGAGTTCTCCAAACCAAGTGACCCCGCGAAGCCGAAGGACATGTTCGACGGCGCTAATAGGCTATCCAGTTTTGGCCTAGGGCAGAACTCCCTTTTTGGCGATGTGAACAAGAAAAATGAactcaaaaatgaagaccctcaaaaggggagcagcggTGTCGGCTTTCCAAATTCTTCGTCCCTTTTTGGAAAGGCCTTCCAACCAGAGAGCGGCAAAGGTGGTTTCTTCTCCGGAGGGGCggaaaagaataataacTTTGGCAGCGGAATTAACAGTAGTAGTAGTGCCAACCCCTTCTTCTCGACAAAGGTGAACTCGTCCATGTTTGCACCCTCCTTCGGAAACGCAAAAATCGAAACGCAAAACAAGCCCCAAATGTTTGGGCaaaaagaagatgaagacgTGGACAAGGTAGgaaatatgataaatttcATGTCGCTagaaaatcgaaaaaaaaatgtgtacctAAGTAACCATTTAGAGcatgaggagaaaaatacagaaaaaaaagaagttaaaCAAcctgaaaatataaatcaagTGAGTGAAAACAAAACGGTAGATAACCAGCAGCAATATGCGTTTAATTTCCAACTAAAGGAAACCAAGGGGACCCTtcgaaataatgaaaataccAAAGAAATGAATTTTGAAgacttcccatttttatctGAACAAAATGCCAGAATGCAAATGCTAAAGCTACAAATGGAGCAACAAAAACAGCTAGAAAAAGACAGAAAGAAtgtcgaaaaaaatataagacaAAGTGAATCGTGCTTTAAGAAGGACCTGGACAAAGAAATGATAATCGACGTCATCAGTAACCTCTCCTcctttgttaaaaataaaatcaattttatgaattattgtTCAAATGAAATTTTGGACATATATAACAAAGTGGCTCATTACGATAAAATGTATTCACTCATATTGGAAGAccaaattaaaattgaaaaaaaacaagagtCGCTAGAAAAAAGACTAAGACTTATAGAGAGTGAACAATGCGATATGCTGTCCCTCCTCAACGAATTAGATAATGAAAATTCCCTagggtttttaaaaatcctgaatgaaaaaaatgtaaacaaaGATGAGATTATCAATAGTAAAAACCTCCATCTGGACATCGAGAATTTTGAAAAGctggtggaaaaaatgtctGGCTTGGAGGAGTTAATGAATTCTCTCCACACCATGGGAAAGGACGATTTTGTGAATGACATTATTAACAAATGCTACGCCAACGATTTGAATTGCGAAGCCATTGAGAAGCAGCTCAACGGTGCGTCCAGCGAGTTGCGAAATATGAAGTGA